One window of the Sphaerochaeta associata genome contains the following:
- a CDS encoding L-fucose isomerase → MANISGMKNVGPEKRYASSLPKIGIRPVIDGRQRGVRESLEDQTMNMAKAAAKLISDNVFHGTGERVECVIADTTIGRVRESADCAEKFAREGVAVTLTVTPCWCYGTETFDIDPMTIKAVWGFNGTERPGAVYLAAVLAAHTQKGLPAFGIYGRDVQDNSDTSIPDDVSEKILRFARAALAVATMRGKSYLSIGGMSMGIAGSLVDQDLLQSYLGMRTEVVDMCEIERRIAEEIYDPEEYKKAIAWVRENCIQAEDTVNAPENRRSEEQLKKDWEYCTKMTMIGRDLMIGNKKLEKLGFKEEALGHNALFAGFQGQRQWTDHWPNGDFMETMLTTSFDWNGIREPYIMATENDHLNGIAMLFCKLLTNRAAIFSDVRTYWSPNAVERVTGWKPEGLAKDGFIHLINSGATTLDAAGQMKNKKGGSEMKHYWEITEEDVRKTLENTRFSVANCGYFRGGGFSSTFLSEGGMPLTMVRVNLVKGVGPVLQLAEGWTCEVPEQVFDTINKRTDQTWPTTWFVPRTDGKDGPFKDVYSVMANWGANHGALSYGHFGADLITLCSMLRIPVCMHNVEEDQIFRPSAWSMLGMDKEGADFRACSTFGPLYGKY, encoded by the coding sequence ATGGCAAATATATCTGGAATGAAAAATGTAGGTCCTGAGAAGCGTTACGCTTCCTCACTTCCCAAGATCGGAATCAGGCCGGTTATCGACGGAAGACAGAGGGGTGTGCGCGAGTCGCTTGAAGATCAGACCATGAACATGGCCAAGGCGGCTGCAAAGCTGATCAGCGACAATGTGTTCCATGGAACCGGAGAGCGTGTTGAATGCGTCATCGCCGACACCACCATCGGCCGCGTCCGCGAGAGTGCAGACTGTGCCGAGAAGTTTGCCAGGGAAGGGGTTGCAGTAACCTTGACCGTTACCCCCTGCTGGTGCTATGGAACGGAAACTTTCGACATCGATCCGATGACCATAAAGGCTGTCTGGGGTTTCAACGGCACCGAACGGCCGGGTGCCGTGTACCTTGCGGCGGTACTTGCCGCCCATACCCAGAAAGGCCTGCCCGCGTTCGGCATCTACGGTCGCGATGTGCAGGACAACAGCGACACATCCATTCCCGATGATGTTTCAGAGAAAATCCTCCGTTTCGCCCGTGCAGCCCTTGCAGTGGCTACCATGAGAGGCAAGAGCTACTTGTCCATCGGCGGCATGTCAATGGGCATCGCAGGTTCGCTGGTCGACCAGGACCTGCTGCAGAGCTATCTGGGCATGAGAACCGAAGTCGTCGACATGTGCGAGATCGAACGGCGCATCGCCGAAGAAATCTACGACCCCGAGGAGTACAAGAAAGCCATTGCATGGGTTCGTGAGAACTGTATTCAGGCCGAGGATACCGTCAACGCTCCTGAAAACCGCAGAAGCGAAGAGCAGTTGAAAAAGGATTGGGAATACTGCACCAAGATGACCATGATCGGCCGCGACCTCATGATTGGAAACAAGAAGCTCGAAAAGCTTGGATTCAAGGAAGAGGCTCTCGGTCACAACGCCCTGTTTGCAGGCTTCCAAGGCCAGAGACAGTGGACCGACCACTGGCCCAACGGTGATTTCATGGAGACCATGCTCACCACCAGCTTCGACTGGAACGGAATCCGCGAGCCCTACATCATGGCCACCGAGAACGACCACCTCAACGGCATCGCCATGCTCTTCTGCAAGCTTTTGACCAACCGAGCGGCAATCTTCAGCGATGTTCGCACCTACTGGAGTCCCAATGCCGTCGAGCGTGTGACCGGTTGGAAGCCAGAAGGCTTGGCCAAGGATGGATTCATCCACCTCATCAACAGCGGTGCCACGACCTTGGATGCCGCCGGGCAGATGAAGAACAAAAAGGGCGGGAGCGAGATGAAGCATTATTGGGAAATCACCGAGGAGGATGTAAGAAAGACCCTCGAGAATACCCGCTTCAGTGTTGCAAACTGCGGCTATTTCCGCGGCGGCGGATTCAGCTCCACCTTCCTCAGCGAGGGGGGCATGCCGCTGACCATGGTTCGCGTCAATCTGGTCAAGGGCGTCGGCCCGGTACTGCAGCTCGCAGAAGGCTGGACCTGCGAAGTCCCCGAGCAGGTTTTCGATACCATCAACAAGCGGACCGACCAGACTTGGCCGACCACGTGGTTCGTGCCCAGGACCGATGGCAAGGATGGTCCGTTCAAGGACGTATATTCGGTGATGGCGAACTGGGGAGCCAACCATGGCGCACTCAGCTACGGACACTTCGGCGCCGACTTGATCACCCTCTGCTCGATGCTGCGCATCCCTGTATGCATGCACAACGTTGAAGAGGACCAAATCTTCCGCCCCAGTGCCTGGTCGATGCTCGGCATGGACAAGGAAGGAGCAGACTTCCGCGCCTGCTCCACCTTCGGCCCGTTGTACGGCAAGTATTGA
- a CDS encoding L-rhamnose isomerase — translation MSEYEVAKTIYAEYGVNTDEVLEQLAAIPISIHCWQGDDVGGFERPDAELGGGGIQTTGNYPGKAKTIGQLRSDLEKVLSLVPGTHRVNLHASYGEFGSAFVDRDQIEEAHFQGWVEWGKKVGVAFDFNGTFFSHPMADDGYTLSSKDERIRRFWIEHAKRCRKIASWIGQQMGSPCILDTWVPDGAKNHTVDKFGYRSILKESLDEIFQTEYPSEYMRDALETKLFGIGSESFVVGSHEFYMNYAARNNKMLCIDMGHFHTEEDISDKLSSILLFDDEVLLHVSRPMHWDSDHVVLFNDKVKMVAEELVRSGKLESTHIGLDFFDASINRIGAWVTGIRAMRKALLFALLEPIDQLIEYEESGNGYATMALLELQSVLPFGAVWNEFCTRFNAPQESKLIDIISDYEESVLKERS, via the coding sequence ATGTCAGAGTATGAAGTAGCCAAAACCATATACGCCGAGTATGGCGTGAATACCGATGAGGTATTGGAACAGCTTGCGGCAATTCCCATCTCGATCCATTGCTGGCAGGGCGACGATGTAGGGGGCTTTGAACGACCCGATGCTGAACTGGGCGGCGGCGGCATTCAAACCACCGGCAACTATCCCGGCAAGGCAAAAACCATTGGGCAGCTGCGTTCGGACCTGGAGAAAGTGCTCTCTCTCGTACCCGGCACCCACCGGGTGAATCTTCATGCAAGCTATGGCGAATTCGGTTCGGCCTTCGTCGACCGCGACCAGATCGAGGAAGCACATTTCCAAGGTTGGGTGGAGTGGGGCAAGAAAGTAGGGGTTGCCTTTGATTTCAACGGCACCTTCTTCAGCCACCCGATGGCCGACGACGGGTATACCCTCTCCAGTAAGGACGAGAGAATACGCCGTTTCTGGATCGAGCACGCCAAGCGCTGTAGAAAGATTGCATCCTGGATCGGACAGCAGATGGGTTCTCCCTGCATTCTGGACACCTGGGTGCCCGACGGGGCCAAGAACCATACCGTGGACAAGTTCGGATACCGCTCGATTCTCAAAGAGAGCCTGGACGAGATTTTCCAAACCGAGTATCCCTCAGAGTATATGCGCGATGCATTGGAGACCAAGCTGTTCGGCATCGGCAGTGAATCCTTCGTAGTGGGCTCGCACGAGTTCTATATGAACTATGCTGCGCGAAACAACAAGATGCTGTGCATCGATATGGGGCATTTTCACACTGAAGAGGATATTTCCGACAAGCTTTCTTCCATTCTTCTCTTTGATGACGAGGTGCTTCTGCATGTAAGCAGGCCTATGCACTGGGACAGCGACCATGTGGTGTTGTTCAACGACAAGGTGAAGATGGTTGCCGAGGAGTTGGTTCGCAGCGGCAAGCTTGAATCCACACACATCGGCTTGGATTTCTTTGATGCTTCGATCAATCGCATCGGGGCCTGGGTCACCGGTATCCGCGCCATGCGTAAAGCCCTGCTTTTCGCCTTGCTTGAGCCGATCGACCAGCTGATAGAATACGAGGAGTCGGGAAACGGGTATGCAACGATGGCACTGCTGGAGCTGCAGAGCGTATTGCCCTTCGGCGCGGTTTGGAATGAGTTCTGCACCCGGTTCAATGCTCCGCAGGAGAGCAAGCTGATCGACATTATCAGCGACTACGAAGAGAGCGTTCTGAAGGAGCGGTCATGA
- a CDS encoding UvrD-helicase domain-containing protein, translated as MSKFEDFLLQSKANLDKHQLEAVHCDVNCVVSAGAGSGKTTVLSYRFLRLVLEAKAEVHQILTLTFTRKAAREMHQRIHHHLLSCRNDSEVARQLAGFSEASISTLDSFCSQIVRSDSLYYGIAQDFIIDDEQNLRNARRCATELLDTWPQQEGARLLSGLYTPDKLIDEVLVRLASYSYCLPGVLPSDAKQQILSAVRSVYDQSWLPFTTLLDSYANLTDSSKTVQTARDAALLLRSSLEGSSNLAETHRILCSNLGYFRKPGGGKAEQLLYIKDTLDMLVQLRKKLCIALSILLGESKLEAVLHFMNEYIASYQKQKRQSGVLTFSDVSSLAVDILKRNKNLRRYYKQAYKYIMIDEFQDNNEQQKDLLYLLSERMDREVDTVPLPSDLKVDKLFFVGDEKQSIYRFRGSDVSVFKRLSSELAAIGGRHIQLDTNYRSEPALIQWFNTLFPAVMHNDGESFEADFSALGYRAASEGIQSRCTLLVKPYEAKTDEDDAADAEAEAFAIAALIDEMLHTDSYLIPSKEGPRRPESSDIALLLRTTGSQLSFEKALRRFSIPYTVQAARSLMLEAPANDMYAMLQLVLYPEDRHAYMTVLRSPFCNLSDLAMTLVLDTALFAAPDTIGSEDRDRLEALKAFYERLVKASATASLSSLVSLLWYESGYYLSLVSKPSYQVYVEHYTFLHRLAQMQQQQGKSLSQFVDFLRDNLAQNEKINDLDILKEQEQGVQILSIHKSKGLEFPIVVVANTGSKGKAEEDLISTYQGIPIPHYLSVPFSVSETQIEAARHAGQLLDKGTEAQLNRAELKRLLYVALTRAETHLVVSGCFSRNNRSLADDGRASTLLLMLCQALGIDIDDPACEQGIVTVKRIAPIAESFLYDQGGEDEGAFARRIETAGTWYAQQNEPYDLRPIRYAVTSLHEPIFSETAKALPVLPSDALLGEALAADFGTFVHALCEALVQHDKAVNPEALLPPSLSGSMHKQVIADAQMLCDAFFSSSWYKKEVEPYSVSSEVGFFSVVEHEGREVVAEGSIDLLVKRDDHYLVVDFKTDRFRDEEVHRFQVETYMQAMRRIHQCPVKGCVVYLRDVQDIVIWEEET; from the coding sequence ATGAGCAAATTTGAGGACTTTTTGCTGCAGAGCAAGGCAAATCTGGATAAGCATCAGCTTGAGGCTGTGCATTGTGACGTCAACTGTGTGGTAAGTGCAGGGGCGGGGTCGGGAAAAACGACCGTCCTCAGTTACCGTTTTTTGCGTCTCGTGTTGGAAGCAAAGGCTGAGGTACATCAGATTCTCACCCTCACCTTTACCCGAAAAGCGGCTCGAGAGATGCACCAGCGTATTCATCACCACCTGCTTTCCTGCCGTAATGATAGTGAGGTTGCACGCCAGCTCGCCGGTTTTAGTGAAGCCTCCATATCCACCCTCGACAGCTTCTGCAGCCAGATTGTGCGAAGTGACTCCCTTTACTACGGCATCGCCCAGGATTTTATCATCGATGATGAGCAGAACCTTAGAAATGCCCGACGGTGCGCCACTGAATTGCTTGACACTTGGCCGCAGCAGGAAGGTGCTCGGCTCCTCAGCGGCTTGTACACTCCCGACAAGCTGATTGACGAGGTACTGGTCCGACTGGCCAGCTACAGCTACTGCCTTCCCGGAGTGCTTCCTTCCGATGCGAAGCAGCAGATTCTCTCTGCCGTCCGCTCTGTGTATGACCAGAGCTGGCTGCCCTTCACAACACTTCTGGATAGCTACGCGAACCTGACCGACTCTTCCAAGACCGTTCAGACTGCCAGAGACGCTGCCCTGCTGCTTCGATCCTCGTTGGAGGGTAGTTCCAATCTTGCAGAGACGCATCGCATCCTGTGCTCGAATCTAGGATATTTCCGAAAGCCCGGAGGGGGGAAGGCTGAACAGCTGCTATACATCAAGGACACCCTTGATATGCTGGTGCAGTTGAGAAAGAAACTCTGCATCGCCCTTTCCATTCTGCTGGGTGAATCGAAACTTGAGGCTGTCCTTCACTTCATGAACGAGTATATTGCCTCGTATCAAAAGCAGAAACGGCAAAGCGGGGTGCTGACCTTTTCCGATGTCTCCTCTCTTGCCGTAGACATTCTCAAGCGGAACAAGAATTTGCGCCGATACTACAAGCAGGCGTACAAGTACATTATGATTGACGAGTTTCAGGACAACAACGAACAACAAAAGGATTTGCTCTACCTGCTTTCCGAGCGAATGGATAGGGAAGTGGACACAGTTCCCCTGCCATCGGATTTGAAGGTGGACAAGCTCTTTTTCGTCGGGGATGAGAAGCAGTCGATCTATCGCTTCCGCGGATCGGATGTAAGCGTGTTCAAGCGTCTGAGTTCGGAACTTGCAGCGATAGGCGGCCGCCACATCCAACTCGATACCAACTATCGAAGCGAGCCGGCTTTGATCCAGTGGTTCAATACGCTGTTTCCGGCGGTGATGCATAACGATGGCGAGAGCTTTGAGGCTGACTTCTCAGCCTTGGGCTATCGTGCTGCCTCAGAAGGCATCCAAAGCAGGTGTACCCTGCTGGTCAAGCCGTATGAGGCCAAGACCGATGAGGATGACGCCGCCGATGCCGAGGCAGAAGCGTTTGCCATCGCTGCCTTGATTGATGAAATGCTGCATACCGACTCCTATCTCATTCCATCGAAAGAGGGGCCCCGAAGACCGGAAAGCAGTGATATCGCCTTGCTTCTGAGAACCACCGGCAGCCAGCTGAGTTTTGAGAAAGCGCTGCGCAGGTTTTCCATTCCCTATACAGTCCAGGCGGCCCGCTCTTTGATGCTCGAAGCTCCTGCAAACGATATGTACGCCATGCTTCAGCTGGTGCTCTACCCGGAGGACCGGCATGCTTATATGACGGTGCTGCGCTCTCCGTTCTGCAATCTCAGCGACTTGGCAATGACCCTTGTTTTGGATACTGCCTTGTTTGCAGCTCCTGATACGATTGGATCGGAGGATCGAGATCGCTTGGAAGCCCTGAAAGCATTCTATGAGCGACTGGTGAAAGCCAGTGCTACTGCAAGCTTGAGCTCTTTGGTCTCCTTGCTCTGGTATGAGAGCGGATATTATCTCAGTCTGGTATCAAAACCTTCCTATCAGGTGTATGTCGAGCACTATACGTTTCTGCACCGTCTTGCCCAGATGCAGCAGCAACAGGGCAAGAGTCTCAGCCAATTTGTGGATTTTCTGAGAGATAATCTTGCCCAGAACGAGAAGATCAACGATCTGGACATCCTCAAGGAGCAGGAGCAAGGGGTTCAGATCCTATCCATTCACAAGTCCAAGGGCTTGGAATTCCCCATCGTGGTGGTTGCCAATACCGGCTCGAAGGGCAAGGCGGAGGAGGATCTGATTTCGACCTACCAAGGTATCCCCATCCCTCATTATCTGTCGGTGCCTTTTTCCGTCAGTGAGACCCAAATTGAGGCAGCCCGGCATGCCGGACAATTGCTGGATAAGGGAACCGAAGCCCAATTGAACCGCGCCGAGCTGAAGAGGCTTTTGTATGTTGCCCTCACGCGTGCAGAAACCCATCTGGTGGTCAGTGGATGTTTTTCCAGGAACAACCGATCCCTTGCAGATGACGGCAGGGCCTCGACATTGCTTCTCATGCTCTGCCAAGCGTTGGGGATCGACATTGATGATCCGGCATGTGAGCAGGGAATTGTAACGGTTAAACGCATTGCTCCCATCGCAGAGTCCTTCCTGTACGACCAAGGAGGCGAGGATGAAGGGGCTTTTGCAAGGCGGATCGAAACAGCAGGTACTTGGTATGCCCAGCAGAACGAGCCATATGACCTCAGACCGATTCGCTATGCGGTAACCAGCCTTCATGAGCCGATTTTCTCGGAAACAGCCAAAGCCTTGCCTGTCTTGCCTTCCGATGCGTTGCTTGGTGAAGCATTGGCTGCTGATTTCGGAACCTTCGTTCATGCTCTGTGTGAAGCGTTGGTACAACATGATAAAGCAGTCAATCCTGAGGCGTTGCTTCCTCCCTCCCTGAGCGGCTCGATGCACAAGCAGGTGATCGCGGATGCTCAAATGCTTTGCGATGCATTCTTTTCAAGTTCATGGTATAAAAAAGAAGTTGAGCCCTACTCGGTCTCAAGTGAGGTGGGATTTTTCTCGGTGGTGGAGCATGAGGGCAGAGAGGTGGTGGCTGAAGGTTCGATCGACCTGTTGGTCAAGCGGGATGACCACTATCTGGTTGTCGACTTCAAGACCGACAGGTTCCGTGATGAAGAGGTCCACCGATTCCAGGTAGAGACCTATATGCAGGCGATGAGAAGGATCCATCAATGCCCGGTCAAAGGGTGTGTGGTCTATCTTCGTGATGTACAGGATATCGTGATATGGGAGGAAGAAACCTAA
- a CDS encoding helix-turn-helix domain-containing protein yields MSSFTLSESMFFRENRLPIKVLLRDPEIPFSLHSHDFYELVVVVSGKGTHLLSNDSRHLQEGMVFFIKPGTAHGYTDIDNLVLYDVLIGRKALSGHLSDLSEVSGFQEVFLQSNGEIPLVRMNCHQIAEIIALVSAIKEESEKLDYGNGASAMAYSKLLQLLILISRFHTARKGGVFQPDQRLERVIAFMEQNIDRSLSLEELVAYSNMSASTLNRQFKLSTGWSPVDFHIHRRIAFASTLLLTTNLSIERISEKTGFSDANYFARQFRNHMQMSPRQYKQLWTTPHP; encoded by the coding sequence ATGTCGAGTTTCACCCTGTCCGAATCCATGTTCTTCCGGGAAAACCGTCTTCCCATCAAGGTGCTGCTTCGGGACCCGGAAATTCCCTTCTCCTTGCACAGCCACGATTTCTATGAGCTTGTGGTAGTGGTTTCAGGGAAAGGCACCCATCTCTTGTCCAATGACAGCCGGCATTTGCAGGAAGGCATGGTATTCTTCATCAAGCCGGGGACGGCCCACGGCTATACGGATATTGACAATCTCGTTCTCTACGATGTCCTGATCGGGCGTAAAGCCCTCAGCGGTCACCTCAGCGACCTGAGCGAGGTTTCCGGCTTTCAGGAAGTCTTTTTACAAAGCAATGGTGAAATACCTTTGGTGCGAATGAACTGCCACCAGATTGCGGAAATCATCGCCCTGGTCAGTGCAATAAAGGAAGAGTCAGAAAAACTGGATTACGGCAACGGGGCTTCAGCGATGGCCTACTCCAAGCTGCTTCAGCTCTTGATCCTCATCAGTCGCTTCCACACCGCCCGAAAAGGAGGCGTGTTCCAGCCCGACCAACGCCTGGAGCGGGTCATCGCCTTCATGGAACAAAATATCGACCGGAGTCTTTCATTGGAGGAGTTGGTCGCCTATTCCAACATGAGCGCGAGCACGCTCAACCGACAATTCAAGCTCTCAACCGGCTGGTCGCCGGTAGATTTTCACATCCACCGGCGCATCGCCTTTGCCTCCACATTGCTGCTCACCACAAACCTGAGCATCGAGCGCATCAGTGAAAAAACAGGCTTTTCCGATGCCAATTACTTTGCCAGGCAGTTCAGAAACCACATGCAGATGAGCCCGAGGCAGTATAAACAGCTGTGGACGACCCCCCATCCTTGA
- a CDS encoding bile acid:sodium symporter family protein codes for MKLSTFNALSDKAMPVITPIGVVIGLALGSRIAAYKGWGTFFFACITFIGALQISFAQVAKALKRLRTIVLVLVCAHVLIPLMVKLLASLAFPASPSYVTGFILLSSIPIAVTSFVWTTIHKGDAALALALILLDTLLSPILTPLTIRLLADSSVALDFQGMMVSLLFMIVIPSILGMLVKHAASDACNNARVYLNPVTKVCMLLVIILHVATLSGMLEFSVAYIPLILMNLVVIALGFTLIYTLSRYGVHEDRSSVVSMTFTGGMRNISAALVLATTYFDAATALPVVIGILLQQTFVGILGSRLFAKDAW; via the coding sequence ATGAAGCTGAGCACCTTCAATGCACTCAGTGACAAGGCGATGCCCGTCATCACTCCGATCGGGGTGGTGATAGGCTTGGCCCTGGGTTCCCGTATCGCCGCTTACAAGGGATGGGGGACCTTTTTCTTTGCCTGCATCACCTTCATCGGAGCTCTGCAGATCAGCTTCGCTCAGGTGGCCAAGGCCTTGAAGCGGCTGCGGACGATCGTCTTGGTGCTTGTGTGTGCACATGTGCTTATTCCCCTGATGGTAAAGCTGCTTGCCTCCCTTGCATTCCCCGCTTCCCCTTCCTATGTAACCGGCTTCATCCTGCTCTCTTCCATTCCCATCGCAGTCACCTCGTTTGTATGGACCACCATCCATAAAGGCGATGCTGCGCTGGCACTGGCCTTGATCCTGCTCGACACCCTGCTTTCCCCGATATTGACCCCGCTTACGATCCGCCTTTTGGCCGACTCATCGGTTGCTTTGGATTTCCAGGGCATGATGGTCTCGCTCTTGTTCATGATCGTCATCCCTTCGATCCTGGGTATGCTGGTCAAGCACGCGGCCTCCGATGCATGCAATAACGCACGGGTGTACCTCAACCCAGTCACCAAGGTTTGCATGCTGTTGGTCATCATCCTGCATGTCGCAACCCTTTCGGGGATGCTCGAGTTCTCGGTTGCATACATACCACTCATCCTCATGAACCTTGTGGTCATAGCTTTGGGTTTTACATTGATCTACACACTCAGTCGATATGGAGTACATGAGGACCGATCATCGGTGGTCTCGATGACCTTTACAGGTGGAATGCGCAACATCAGCGCAGCCCTGGTGCTGGCAACCACCTATTTCGACGCGGCAACAGCTTTGCCTGTTGTCATCGGCATTCTGCTGCAGCAAACATTTGTAGGGATTCTAGGATCACGACTGTTTGCCAAGGATGCGTGGTGA
- the yiaK gene encoding 3-dehydro-L-gulonate 2-dehydrogenase: MMRIPFETLVKQFEKVLVGRGMHAEDAKLCAHLVGETSAEGVYTHGANRFPFMIRMIDDGLIDVHAKPELVASFGALERWDGRQGVGNLNAHAAMKRAVELAKQHTIGCVALAHTNHWMRPGTYGLMAAEADCIGILWTNTMPLMPAWGGIDAKVGNNPLVLCIPAKDGPVLVDAAMSLFSYGKLETYAREDKSLPVPGGYDRDGNLTTDAKQILSSKRPLPIGFWKGTSLALALDLIVSALSGGNTTRQLGRMGKESSVSQIFMAIHLSALPDRDRIEAEIHASLEDLQNSEVADGAAAVRFPGQLRTRIKEENLREGIPIDERVWQEILSL, translated from the coding sequence ATGATGCGGATACCCTTTGAAACACTGGTGAAACAATTTGAGAAGGTATTGGTCGGGCGCGGCATGCATGCAGAGGATGCCAAGCTATGCGCACACCTTGTCGGGGAGACTTCGGCCGAAGGTGTCTACACTCATGGGGCCAATCGCTTTCCGTTCATGATTCGGATGATCGACGACGGTCTCATCGATGTGCACGCAAAACCCGAGTTGGTTGCCTCTTTTGGTGCTCTTGAACGGTGGGACGGGAGGCAGGGGGTGGGAAATCTCAATGCCCATGCTGCCATGAAGCGTGCCGTTGAACTTGCAAAGCAGCATACCATCGGCTGTGTCGCCTTGGCTCATACGAATCACTGGATGCGTCCGGGAACCTACGGCCTGATGGCCGCCGAAGCGGACTGCATCGGCATACTCTGGACCAATACCATGCCCTTGATGCCCGCTTGGGGCGGCATCGATGCAAAGGTCGGCAACAATCCCTTGGTGCTCTGCATTCCTGCAAAGGACGGGCCGGTGCTCGTCGATGCTGCAATGAGCCTGTTCAGCTATGGCAAGCTTGAGACCTATGCCCGTGAGGACAAGAGCCTTCCGGTTCCAGGTGGCTACGACCGGGATGGAAATCTTACCACCGATGCGAAGCAGATTCTCTCTTCAAAGCGGCCTCTGCCCATCGGATTCTGGAAGGGAACCAGCCTTGCCCTTGCCCTCGATCTCATTGTAAGCGCCCTCAGCGGAGGCAATACCACCCGTCAATTGGGCCGGATGGGCAAGGAGAGTTCGGTCAGCCAGATTTTCATGGCAATACATCTTTCAGCTCTTCCCGACCGCGATCGGATTGAGGCGGAAATTCATGCAAGTCTTGAGGATCTTCAGAATTCCGAGGTGGCGGATGGAGCGGCTGCGGTACGCTTTCCCGGCCAGTTGCGCACCCGCATCAAGGAGGAGAACCTCAGGGAGGGTATTCCCATTGATGAGCGGGTGTGGCAGGAGATTCTGAGCCTCTAG
- the fucU gene encoding L-fucose mutarotase: MLKTIPSILSPELLKILMEMGHGDELVIGDGNFPAASMNSRVVRLDGHGVEEILKAVLQLFPLDSYAPNAFLMEKVAGDTVQTPIWASYETIAKAGDPAFKGFEHLERFAFYERSRKAYAVVATGESALYANIILKKGVVV; the protein is encoded by the coding sequence ATGCTGAAAACTATTCCTTCCATTCTGAGTCCCGAACTCTTGAAGATTCTCATGGAGATGGGTCACGGTGATGAATTGGTCATCGGTGATGGAAACTTTCCCGCTGCTTCGATGAACAGTCGTGTGGTTCGCCTCGACGGTCATGGTGTCGAAGAAATTCTGAAGGCCGTCCTTCAACTTTTCCCCTTGGACAGCTATGCCCCCAATGCGTTCTTGATGGAGAAGGTTGCCGGCGACACTGTCCAAACTCCGATTTGGGCATCGTATGAGACCATAGCCAAGGCCGGCGATCCTGCATTCAAGGGCTTTGAACATCTGGAACGGTTTGCCTTCTATGAGCGCAGCCGCAAGGCGTATGCCGTCGTAGCTACCGGGGAATCGGCGCTGTACGCAAACATCATTCTCAAGAAAGGCGTAGTGGTCTGA
- a CDS encoding class II aldolase/adducin family protein encodes MSLQTLIEHSRRYGSDASFVLLGGGNTSCKEQGVMYVKASGHALGTIGKSGFVRMDLAKMEGIWCKQYSQDDDTREDEVLKDMMACRLEGETARPSVEALLHALLPFDYVVHLHPAMVNGVTCAKEGKSAVERLFPEALWIELVKPGFILANIVRERMAVHTKQTGAVCSLIFLQNHGIFVGGATLEEIASQYESVMGRIESVLVRKPDFTPVASDQAKVEAVKHVLGRYTSERILFAMNKEYERCLKDEASFVDVSSSFTPDHIVYAGFKPLWVGENEDVAKAFEAFETQNGGRAKIVCVQNLGVFSLGEKPMPLFLDSVAISVYAQSFGGPLFMDEPMIDFIRNWEVEKYRSKVSST; translated from the coding sequence ATGAGTTTGCAAACATTGATCGAGCATTCGCGCCGGTATGGCTCGGATGCTTCATTTGTCCTGCTTGGAGGTGGAAACACCTCCTGTAAGGAGCAGGGAGTCATGTATGTGAAGGCCAGCGGGCATGCACTGGGAACCATTGGAAAATCGGGCTTTGTACGCATGGACCTTGCCAAAATGGAAGGCATATGGTGCAAGCAGTACAGTCAGGATGACGATACGCGGGAAGATGAGGTGTTGAAGGACATGATGGCCTGCCGCCTGGAAGGCGAGACCGCCCGCCCGTCGGTCGAGGCGTTGCTTCACGCTTTGCTGCCGTTTGACTATGTGGTGCATCTGCATCCTGCCATGGTCAACGGGGTGACCTGCGCCAAGGAAGGAAAATCCGCCGTAGAAAGACTTTTCCCTGAAGCCCTCTGGATTGAATTGGTCAAGCCCGGCTTCATCCTTGCCAATATCGTGCGAGAGAGGATGGCCGTCCATACCAAGCAGACCGGAGCGGTGTGTTCCCTGATTTTCCTGCAGAACCACGGCATTTTTGTCGGGGGGGCAACTCTTGAGGAGATTGCCTCTCAGTATGAGAGCGTGATGGGTCGTATAGAATCGGTATTGGTGCGAAAACCTGATTTTACACCTGTCGCTTCTGATCAGGCCAAGGTTGAGGCTGTAAAGCATGTGCTCGGTCGCTATACAAGCGAGAGAATCCTCTTTGCCATGAACAAGGAGTATGAGCGCTGCCTCAAGGACGAGGCTTCATTCGTCGATGTTTCCTCCTCCTTCACGCCCGACCATATCGTCTATGCCGGGTTCAAGCCGCTTTGGGTTGGAGAAAACGAAGATGTGGCGAAGGCTTTCGAGGCTTTCGAAACGCAAAACGGCGGGAGGGCGAAGATTGTATGTGTACAGAACCTGGGAGTATTCTCGCTGGGCGAGAAGCCGATGCCCCTCTTTCTGGACAGCGTTGCGATAAGCGTGTATGCACAGAGCTTCGGAGGACCTCTTTTCATGGATGAGCCGATGATTGATTTCATCCGCAACTGGGAAGTGGAAAAGTACCGTTCCAAGGTCTCCTCAACGTAA